In one Streptomyces sp. NBC_00597 genomic region, the following are encoded:
- a CDS encoding CBS domain-containing protein, with amino-acid sequence MTSTPYTVADVMTTRYIAVTPDTGFKDIAAAIKRWKVTALPVVEGEGRVVGVVSEADLLPKEEFHEHRPGLIEQMRRLGDTAKAGSTRAENLMTAPAVTIRPDATLPQAARLMADRHIKRLPVVDADGTLKGVVSRSDLLKVFLRTDEELTAEIRKSVIERLFPLSHKEVTVTVTQGIATLTGSVRDDHLIPMAEHLARSVEGIVDVRCRLEARTGP; translated from the coding sequence ATGACCTCCACCCCGTACACCGTCGCCGACGTGATGACCACCAGGTACATCGCCGTCACCCCCGACACCGGCTTCAAGGACATCGCAGCCGCCATCAAGCGCTGGAAGGTCACCGCCCTTCCCGTCGTCGAAGGCGAAGGCCGCGTCGTCGGCGTGGTCTCCGAGGCCGACCTGCTGCCCAAGGAGGAGTTCCACGAGCACCGCCCCGGCCTCATCGAGCAGATGCGCCGCCTCGGCGACACCGCCAAGGCCGGCTCCACCCGTGCGGAGAACCTGATGACCGCTCCCGCGGTCACGATCCGCCCCGACGCCACCCTCCCCCAAGCAGCCCGCCTCATGGCAGACCGGCACATCAAGCGCCTCCCGGTCGTCGACGCCGACGGCACCCTCAAGGGCGTCGTCAGCCGCTCCGACCTCCTGAAGGTCTTCCTGCGCACCGACGAGGAACTCACCGCCGAAATCCGAAAGAGCGTCATCGAACGCCTGTTCCCGCTCTCCCACAAGGAGGTCACGGTCACCGTCACACAAGGCATCGCCACCCTGACCGGCAGCGTCCGGGACGACCACCTGATTCCCATGGCCGAGCACCTCGCCCGATCCGTCGAGGGCATCGTCGACGTCCGCTGCCGGCTGGAGGCACGCACTGGACCATGA
- a CDS encoding zinc-dependent alcohol dehydrogenase family protein, which yields MKALVFQGPGQTSWQDVPDPAIKDAADAIIRVDAVTICGTDLHIIKGDVPEVTPGRILGHEAVGTVVEIGGDVRSVRPGDRVLISCISACGRCRFCREGRYGQCRGGGGWVLGHTIDGTQAEYVRVPFADLSVHPLPSAVSSHDAVLLADIFPTSYEVGVLNGNVSPGDTVVVVGAGPIGLAAIVTAKLYSPGRIIAVDLAASRLTAARDLGADATASAREEPERLVEDLTEGLGADVVIEAVGVPETFEMCTRMVRPGGRVANIGVHGKPATLHLEDLWIKDVTITTGLVDTRSTPMLLRMMAAGRLPGAEMVTHRFELDQMEEAYDVFSRAGDTGALKVVLGGTPHDTVAVPAQEQ from the coding sequence ATGAAGGCACTCGTTTTCCAAGGCCCCGGCCAGACCTCCTGGCAGGACGTCCCGGACCCCGCGATCAAGGACGCCGCAGACGCGATCATCCGGGTCGACGCCGTCACGATCTGCGGTACCGACCTGCACATCATCAAGGGCGACGTGCCAGAAGTGACACCCGGCCGCATCCTGGGTCACGAGGCGGTCGGGACCGTGGTCGAGATCGGCGGCGACGTGCGCAGCGTCCGCCCCGGCGACCGCGTGCTCATATCCTGCATCTCCGCCTGCGGCCGCTGCCGCTTCTGCCGTGAGGGCCGCTACGGTCAGTGCCGCGGCGGTGGCGGCTGGGTCCTGGGCCACACCATCGACGGCACCCAGGCCGAATACGTCCGCGTCCCCTTCGCCGACCTCTCCGTCCACCCGCTCCCCAGCGCCGTGAGCAGCCACGATGCCGTCCTCCTCGCCGACATCTTCCCGACCTCCTACGAAGTGGGCGTGCTGAACGGAAACGTGAGCCCCGGCGACACGGTCGTCGTGGTCGGGGCCGGGCCCATCGGCCTTGCCGCCATCGTCACCGCGAAGCTGTACAGCCCCGGGCGCATCATCGCCGTCGACCTCGCCGCCTCCCGCCTCACGGCAGCCCGGGACCTCGGTGCCGATGCCACGGCCAGCGCGCGGGAGGAACCCGAGCGACTGGTCGAGGACCTGACCGAGGGTCTTGGCGCAGACGTGGTGATCGAAGCGGTCGGTGTGCCCGAGACGTTCGAGATGTGCACCCGCATGGTCCGCCCCGGCGGACGCGTCGCCAACATCGGCGTCCACGGCAAGCCCGCCACCCTGCACCTCGAAGACCTCTGGATCAAGGACGTCACCATCACCACCGGTCTCGTCGACACCCGGTCCACCCCCATGTTGCTGCGCATGATGGCCGCAGGCCGCCTCCCCGGGGCCGAGATGGTCACCCACCGCTTCGAGCTGGACCAGATGGAAGAGGCGTACGACGTCTTCTCGCGCGCCGGTGACACCGGCGCTCTCAAGGTCGTGCTCGGTGGTACGCCGCACGACACCGTCGCCGTACCGGCCCAGGAGCAGTGA
- a CDS encoding IS630 family transposase, which produces MTASADVPVPRRGPKLEPLLLSSDERVVLERWVRRASSAQAVALRARIVLACAGADVPPIVVVARELHIAADTVRKWRRRFLAARLDGLVDEPRPGRPPTISVDQVEAVVVGTLEEIPKNATHWSRSSMAARSGLSKSTVGRIWRKFQLKPHLSDTFKLSTDPLFVEKLYDVVGLYFNPPEGAVVLSVDEKSQIQALDRSQPVLPMMPGMPERRTHDYVRNGLTTLFAAFDVATGEVITSLHRRHRAAEFKKFLIKIDKEVPEHLQVHLICDNYGTHKTPAIKTWLAKHPRFHLHFTPTGSSWINQVERWFGFLADQKIRRGAHKSVRSLEADIRAWVKQWNENPTPFTWTKTAEEILDSLARFCQRISGAGH; this is translated from the coding sequence ATGACTGCTTCTGCGGATGTGCCGGTGCCTCGGCGTGGTCCGAAGTTGGAACCGTTGTTGTTGTCTTCCGATGAGCGTGTGGTGTTGGAGCGTTGGGTCCGCAGGGCGTCATCTGCGCAGGCGGTGGCCTTGCGGGCCCGCATCGTGTTGGCGTGTGCCGGTGCTGATGTGCCGCCGATTGTCGTGGTGGCACGGGAGTTGCATATCGCGGCCGACACGGTCCGCAAGTGGCGTCGCCGGTTCCTGGCGGCCCGGCTGGACGGGCTGGTCGACGAGCCCCGGCCTGGCCGGCCACCCACCATCAGCGTTGATCAGGTGGAGGCGGTAGTGGTCGGCACGCTGGAGGAGATCCCGAAGAACGCCACTCACTGGTCGCGTTCATCGATGGCCGCCCGCAGTGGCCTGTCGAAGTCGACAGTGGGCCGGATCTGGCGGAAGTTCCAGCTCAAGCCCCATTTGAGCGACACGTTCAAGCTGTCGACGGACCCGCTGTTCGTGGAGAAGCTCTACGACGTGGTGGGGCTGTATTTCAACCCGCCCGAAGGAGCGGTGGTGCTGTCGGTGGACGAGAAGTCCCAGATCCAGGCTCTTGACCGCTCTCAGCCAGTGCTGCCGATGATGCCCGGCATGCCCGAGCGCCGCACTCACGACTATGTTCGCAACGGGCTGACCACCTTGTTCGCGGCCTTCGACGTCGCGACCGGTGAAGTCATCACCTCACTGCACCGTCGCCACCGGGCCGCGGAGTTCAAGAAGTTCCTCATCAAGATCGACAAAGAGGTCCCCGAACACCTTCAGGTCCACCTGATCTGCGACAACTACGGCACCCACAAAACCCCGGCCATCAAGACGTGGCTGGCCAAACACCCACGGTTCCACCTGCACTTCACACCCACCGGCTCCTCCTGGATCAACCAGGTTGAGCGATGGTTCGGCTTCCTCGCGGACCAGAAGATCCGCCGTGGCGCCCACAAGAGTGTGCGCTCCCTGGAAGCCGACATCCGAGCCTGGGTCAAGCAGTGGAACGAAAACCCGACCCCGTTCACCTGGACCAAGACAGCCGAAGAGATCCTCGACTCACTCGCCCGCTTCTGCCAACGGATCTCCGGCGCAGGACACTAG
- a CDS encoding SAV_915 family protein: protein MCLFQYDDDPEPEEQVPAGPLYVPVRPGGAEVVVRLFRTPLGARTIVGFTGPDRLAATLGVQQPWIRLSESALRAMAEPLGVSLLTVDPTFTAPAVAAGPPVAAPLPQASPIAARIA from the coding sequence ATGTGTTTGTTCCAGTACGACGACGATCCCGAGCCTGAAGAACAGGTCCCGGCCGGACCCCTGTACGTGCCGGTCCGGCCGGGAGGAGCGGAAGTGGTGGTGCGCCTGTTCCGCACCCCGCTGGGAGCTCGCACCATCGTCGGCTTCACCGGCCCGGACCGTCTGGCCGCGACACTGGGCGTCCAGCAGCCGTGGATCCGGCTCTCCGAGTCCGCGCTCCGCGCGATGGCCGAGCCGCTCGGCGTATCCCTTCTGACCGTCGACCCGACGTTCACCGCTCCCGCGGTCGCCGCGGGGCCTCCGGTCGCGGCTCCACTGCCCCAGGCTTCCCCGATCGCAGCCCGGATCGCCTGA
- the kdpB gene encoding potassium-transporting ATPase subunit KdpB — protein MPPAAAQHVPPGLGTPPRTPTNRPSRKRSGQVNVVDPELLAASAREAVGKLHPRELVKKPVLFVVAVGSVLTTLSALIHPSVFTWVISVWLWLTVLFANLAEAVAEGRGRAQAESLRKARTDTVAVRLNHWTYGANLNRAETEVVTPAELQPFDFVLVEVGELIPADGDVVDGAAMVDESAVTGESAPVLRESGGDRSGVTGGTTVLSDSIVVRVTSRPGNSFIDRMIALVEGATRQKTPNEIALNILLAALTVIFVLVVVAIQPMAAYAHAAQSTTVLVALLVTLIPTTIGALLSAIGIAGMDRLVQRNVIAMSGRAVEAAGDVNTLLLDKTGTITFGNREAAAFIPLPGVDHIKLADAAQLSSLADETPEGRSVVALAQQYGLQPAAAEDLSNPRFTEFSARTRMSGVNLSWDNGAGCAIRKGAMTQVCDWVVARGGTVPSEAVAWSATVSESGGTPLLVAVHDWDGPRVLGIIHLKDVVKEGIRERFAELRSMGIRTVMVTGDNELTARAIAQEAGVDEYLAEATPEDKLALIKREQAGGKLVAMTGDGTNDAPALAQADVGVAMNTGTSAAKEAGNMVDLDSNPTKLIDIVEIGKQLLITRGALTTFSITNDVAKYFAIIPAMFASAYPGLEALNIMGLSSPTSAITSAIIFNALIIVALIPLALRGVRYKPASAHDLLRRNLGVYGLGGLILPFVGIKLIDLLVSTIPGLG, from the coding sequence ATGCCTCCCGCCGCCGCGCAGCACGTTCCTCCGGGTCTCGGGACACCTCCGCGGACCCCGACCAACCGACCGTCCCGGAAACGCTCCGGCCAGGTGAACGTCGTGGACCCCGAGCTCCTCGCCGCCTCCGCACGGGAGGCCGTCGGAAAGCTCCACCCGCGCGAACTGGTCAAGAAGCCGGTGCTGTTCGTCGTCGCCGTCGGATCAGTGCTGACCACGCTCTCGGCGCTCATCCACCCGTCCGTCTTCACCTGGGTGATCAGCGTCTGGCTCTGGCTGACGGTCCTGTTCGCCAACCTCGCCGAGGCCGTTGCCGAAGGCCGGGGCCGGGCTCAGGCGGAGTCGCTGCGCAAGGCGCGTACGGACACCGTCGCGGTACGGCTGAACCACTGGACGTACGGGGCGAACCTGAACCGGGCCGAGACCGAGGTGGTCACGCCGGCCGAGCTCCAGCCCTTCGACTTCGTGCTCGTCGAGGTTGGCGAACTGATCCCGGCCGACGGTGATGTGGTCGACGGGGCCGCGATGGTGGACGAGTCGGCCGTCACCGGCGAATCGGCACCCGTCCTGCGGGAGTCGGGCGGCGACCGCTCCGGCGTCACCGGCGGTACGACCGTGCTGTCCGACTCGATCGTCGTACGGGTCACCTCGCGCCCGGGTAACAGCTTCATCGACCGCATGATCGCGTTGGTCGAGGGCGCCACCCGGCAGAAGACCCCGAACGAGATCGCGCTCAACATCTTGCTGGCCGCACTCACCGTCATCTTCGTCCTGGTGGTCGTCGCCATCCAGCCGATGGCCGCCTACGCGCACGCCGCACAGTCCACGACCGTCCTGGTCGCCCTGCTCGTCACCCTCATCCCCACCACGATCGGCGCCCTCCTGTCGGCGATCGGCATCGCGGGCATGGACCGGCTCGTCCAGCGGAACGTCATCGCGATGAGCGGACGCGCCGTCGAGGCGGCCGGAGACGTGAACACCCTGCTCCTCGACAAGACCGGCACCATCACCTTCGGCAACCGCGAGGCCGCAGCCTTCATCCCCCTGCCCGGCGTGGATCACATCAAGCTGGCGGACGCCGCCCAGCTGTCCTCGCTCGCCGACGAGACGCCCGAGGGCCGCTCCGTCGTCGCCCTCGCCCAGCAGTACGGACTCCAGCCGGCCGCCGCGGAGGACCTCAGCAACCCCCGCTTCACCGAGTTCAGCGCCCGGACCCGGATGAGCGGCGTGAATCTGAGCTGGGACAACGGCGCCGGCTGCGCCATCCGCAAGGGCGCGATGACGCAGGTCTGCGACTGGGTGGTGGCGCGCGGCGGGACCGTACCGTCGGAAGCAGTAGCTTGGTCGGCCACCGTGTCCGAGTCCGGGGGCACGCCCCTGCTGGTTGCGGTCCACGACTGGGACGGCCCGAGGGTGCTGGGGATCATCCACCTCAAGGACGTGGTCAAGGAGGGGATCCGGGAGCGCTTCGCGGAGCTGCGCAGCATGGGGATCCGTACGGTCATGGTGACCGGCGACAACGAGCTGACGGCCCGCGCCATCGCGCAGGAGGCCGGCGTCGACGAATACCTCGCAGAGGCCACCCCCGAGGACAAGCTCGCCCTCATCAAGCGGGAGCAGGCGGGCGGCAAGCTCGTCGCGATGACCGGTGACGGCACGAACGACGCCCCGGCCCTGGCCCAGGCCGACGTGGGCGTGGCGATGAACACGGGCACCTCGGCTGCCAAGGAGGCCGGGAACATGGTGGACCTGGACTCCAACCCCACCAAGCTCATCGACATCGTCGAGATCGGCAAGCAGCTCCTCATCACCCGAGGCGCGCTCACCACGTTCTCGATCACGAACGACGTCGCCAAGTACTTCGCGATCATCCCGGCCATGTTCGCCTCGGCCTACCCGGGACTCGAAGCCCTCAACATCATGGGCCTGAGCAGCCCGACCTCCGCCATCACCTCGGCGATCATCTTCAACGCCCTGATCATCGTCGCCCTCATCCCGCTCGCCCTGCGCGGCGTCCGCTACAAGCCCGCCTCCGCGCACGACCTGCTGCGCCGCAACCTGGGCGTCTACGGGCTCGGCGGCCTGATCCTGCCGTTCGTCGGCATCAAGCTCATCGACCTGCTGGTGTCCACCATCCCCGGCCTCGGCTGA
- a CDS encoding universal stress protein, whose translation MRRVVVGVTGTAGNLAALHRAAAEARVRGADLWAVLAWQSPGGELGSRNGLGPHALAQCRAAPAERLREVLDTAFGAVKPGVTLEGLTVRGTPGAALVDVARDPEDLLVVGTGSRAALRRLVCPSVARHCLAHAACPVLVVPPSPLQAELDAAHRRNFWRMPLDPRELAQ comes from the coding sequence ATGCGGAGAGTCGTGGTCGGTGTGACCGGAACGGCGGGCAATCTGGCCGCGTTGCACCGGGCCGCCGCGGAAGCGCGCGTGCGTGGTGCGGACCTGTGGGCCGTCCTGGCCTGGCAGTCACCGGGCGGCGAACTCGGAAGCCGCAACGGTCTCGGGCCCCATGCCCTCGCCCAGTGCCGTGCCGCGCCCGCCGAAAGACTCCGCGAGGTTCTCGATACGGCGTTCGGCGCCGTGAAGCCCGGTGTCACCCTAGAGGGCCTCACGGTACGAGGGACCCCGGGTGCGGCCCTCGTGGACGTCGCACGCGATCCGGAAGACCTCCTCGTGGTGGGCACGGGATCCCGCGCCGCGCTGCGCCGCCTCGTCTGCCCCTCGGTGGCCCGCCACTGCCTCGCGCACGCCGCCTGCCCCGTGTTGGTGGTTCCCCCGTCCCCGCTCCAGGCCGAACTCGACGCGGCACACCGCCGCAACTTCTGGAGAATGCCGCTGGACCCACGGGAGCTTGCGCAATGA
- the lysA gene encoding diaminopimelate decarboxylase, whose amino-acid sequence MGDHTVATAVLSEHEASADDLSIWPASTTQVTPGGLAVGGVSLAEIAERFDTPAYVLDEGEVRERCRTYRDAFPEADVLYAAKAFLSRAMVRWVDEEGLGLDVCSAGELELAVTAGFPPDRIVLHGNAKSPRDLEAALRLGVGRIVIDSPSEIARIAAAVGPGRRQKVMVRVVPGVAAGGHDKIRTGTDDQKFGLSLTDGGAQHAITRVLGQSQLELTGLHCHIGSQIADVKPYLVALRRMVGLMARVRDAHGVVLAELDMGGGHGIAYRPGEPALDLTTLARRMRAELIEGCAAAGLTVPRLVVEPGRAVVGPAGVALYRVLTVKHAGEEVFVAVDGGMSDNPRPALYGVRYAPRLIGRASTAGPRTVTVVGRHCEAGDILAADVELPGDIHPGDLLATPVAGAYQLSMASGYNLVGRPAVIAVHEGSARMLVRRETLEDFRSRDIGG is encoded by the coding sequence ATGGGGGATCACACGGTGGCCACAGCTGTTCTGTCCGAGCACGAGGCCAGTGCGGATGATCTGTCGATCTGGCCTGCCTCCACGACTCAGGTAACGCCTGGTGGGCTGGCCGTCGGCGGAGTATCACTGGCAGAGATCGCCGAGCGGTTCGACACTCCGGCCTACGTTCTGGACGAGGGCGAGGTCCGCGAGCGGTGCCGAACCTATCGGGATGCGTTCCCTGAAGCCGATGTCCTCTACGCCGCCAAGGCGTTCCTCTCCCGTGCCATGGTGCGCTGGGTCGATGAGGAGGGTCTGGGGCTCGACGTTTGCTCGGCAGGCGAGTTGGAGCTCGCCGTCACCGCCGGTTTCCCGCCCGACCGCATCGTGTTGCACGGCAATGCCAAGTCACCCCGCGACCTGGAGGCGGCACTGCGGCTCGGCGTGGGGCGGATCGTCATCGACAGCCCGTCCGAGATAGCGAGGATCGCGGCCGCCGTCGGCCCCGGCCGGCGCCAGAAGGTCATGGTGCGGGTGGTGCCCGGCGTCGCCGCCGGCGGGCACGACAAGATCCGTACCGGTACCGACGACCAGAAGTTCGGTCTCTCCCTCACCGACGGGGGCGCACAGCACGCAATCACCCGGGTACTCGGTCAGTCGCAGCTCGAACTCACGGGGCTGCACTGCCACATCGGCTCCCAGATCGCCGACGTGAAGCCCTATCTGGTGGCGCTGCGCCGCATGGTCGGACTGATGGCCCGTGTCCGTGACGCACACGGGGTCGTCCTGGCCGAGCTGGACATGGGCGGTGGCCACGGCATCGCGTACCGGCCCGGCGAGCCCGCCCTCGACCTCACGACGCTCGCGCGCAGGATGCGCGCCGAGCTCATCGAAGGCTGCGCGGCCGCCGGACTGACCGTACCCCGGCTCGTCGTCGAGCCCGGGCGGGCCGTCGTGGGACCGGCCGGAGTCGCCCTGTACCGGGTGCTCACCGTCAAGCACGCCGGGGAGGAGGTGTTCGTCGCCGTCGACGGCGGCATGAGCGACAACCCTCGCCCCGCCCTGTACGGGGTGCGCTACGCGCCCCGTCTGATCGGCCGCGCCTCGACGGCCGGACCGCGTACGGTCACGGTCGTCGGCCGGCACTGCGAGGCCGGCGACATCCTTGCGGCCGACGTGGAGCTGCCCGGCGACATCCACCCCGGCGACCTGCTCGCCACACCGGTGGCGGGTGCGTACCAGCTGTCCATGGCCTCCGGCTACAACCTCGTGGGCCGGCCCGCGGTCATCGCGGTCCATGAGGGCTCGGCCCGGATGCTGGTCCGGCGCGAGACGCTGGAGGACTTCCGCAGCCGCGACATCGGCGGTTAG
- a CDS encoding amino acid transporter has translation MATPARSSRLRAWMLEGLTAQTSSPAAKEAAAQPHGRPWWRVMCLTGLDYFSTLGYQPGIAFLAAGLLSPLATIVLVLLTLFGALPVYRRVAEESPHGEGSIAMLERLLTFWKGKLFVLTLLGFAATDFLITITLSAADATAHMVENPHLTSTLHGHEVLITLILIALLGGVFLKGFSEAIGVAVVLVATYLSLNVVVVAVGLWNVFTEPQVITDWTTALTAEHGNFFMMIAIALVVFPKLALGLSGFETGVAVMPHVQGEPDDTEAKPAGRIRGAKKLLTTAAVIMSIFLICSSLITTLLIPADQFQPGGEANGRALAYLAHEYLGSAFGTVYDISTILILWFAGASAMAGLLNLMPRYLPRYGMAPHWARALRPMVIVFTLIAFLVTWIFNADVDAQGGAYATGVLVLITSAAVAVTIAARRAGERGWTIGFGVISAVFVYTTAVNVAERPDGVKIGACFIAGIMALSLLSRLARVFELRVTHVEFDDMAQRFIRDTANRTIRFIANEPDNRDLEEYRLKKAQIRADNDIPSEDDVMFVEVTVLDASEFESGMRVRGEVLHGRYRVLTLESSSIPNALAALLLHVRDETGQRPHIYFEWTEGNPMANFFRFFLFGQGEVAPVTREVIREAEPDRARRPHVHAG, from the coding sequence ATGGCCACCCCTGCCCGCTCCTCGCGCCTGCGCGCGTGGATGCTGGAAGGCTTGACCGCCCAGACGAGTTCGCCCGCCGCCAAGGAGGCGGCGGCCCAGCCCCACGGCCGACCGTGGTGGCGCGTCATGTGCCTGACCGGTCTCGACTACTTCTCCACCCTCGGCTACCAGCCCGGCATCGCGTTCCTCGCGGCCGGTCTGCTGTCGCCGCTGGCGACCATCGTGCTCGTACTGCTGACACTGTTCGGCGCGCTCCCCGTCTACCGGCGGGTCGCGGAGGAGAGCCCGCACGGCGAGGGTTCCATCGCCATGCTGGAGCGGCTGCTCACCTTCTGGAAGGGGAAGCTGTTCGTCCTGACCCTGCTCGGGTTCGCGGCGACCGACTTCCTCATCACCATCACCCTCTCCGCGGCCGACGCGACCGCGCACATGGTGGAGAACCCGCACCTCACCAGCACCCTGCACGGCCACGAGGTTCTGATCACCCTGATCCTGATCGCGCTTCTGGGCGGGGTGTTCCTGAAGGGGTTCAGCGAGGCCATCGGCGTCGCCGTGGTCCTGGTGGCCACCTATCTCAGCCTGAACGTCGTCGTCGTGGCCGTCGGGCTGTGGAACGTGTTCACCGAGCCGCAGGTCATCACCGACTGGACCACCGCGCTCACCGCCGAGCACGGCAACTTCTTCATGATGATCGCGATCGCGCTCGTCGTGTTCCCGAAGCTCGCCCTCGGCCTGTCCGGCTTCGAAACCGGTGTAGCTGTTATGCCGCACGTCCAAGGCGAGCCCGACGACACCGAAGCCAAGCCCGCCGGCCGAATCCGCGGCGCCAAGAAGCTGCTGACCACGGCCGCCGTGATCATGAGCATCTTCCTGATCTGCTCCAGCCTCATCACGACCCTGCTGATCCCGGCCGACCAGTTCCAGCCGGGCGGCGAGGCCAACGGCCGCGCCCTCGCCTACCTGGCCCACGAGTACCTGGGCTCCGCCTTCGGCACCGTTTACGACATCTCGACGATCCTGATCCTCTGGTTCGCCGGCGCCTCCGCGATGGCCGGCCTGCTGAACCTGATGCCGCGCTACCTGCCCCGGTACGGCATGGCCCCGCACTGGGCCCGCGCCCTGCGCCCGATGGTCATCGTGTTCACCCTGATCGCGTTCCTCGTGACCTGGATCTTCAACGCGGACGTGGACGCGCAGGGCGGCGCGTACGCCACCGGCGTGCTCGTCCTGATCACCTCGGCCGCGGTCGCCGTGACCATCGCCGCCCGCCGGGCGGGGGAGCGCGGCTGGACCATCGGCTTCGGCGTCATCTCCGCCGTCTTCGTCTACACCACCGCCGTCAACGTCGCCGAACGACCCGACGGCGTGAAGATCGGCGCCTGCTTCATCGCCGGCATCATGGCGCTCTCCCTCCTCTCCCGCCTCGCCCGCGTCTTCGAGCTGCGCGTCACCCACGTGGAATTCGACGACATGGCCCAACGGTTCATCCGCGACACCGCCAACCGCACCATCCGGTTCATCGCCAACGAGCCCGACAACCGGGACCTTGAGGAGTACCGGCTGAAGAAGGCGCAGATCCGCGCGGACAACGACATCCCGTCCGAGGACGACGTCATGTTCGTCGAGGTCACCGTCCTGGACGCGTCCGAGTTCGAATCCGGCATGCGGGTGCGCGGTGAAGTCCTGCACGGCCGCTACCGCGTCCTGACCCTGGAGAGCTCCAGCATCCCCAACGCCCTCGCCGCCCTCCTCCTCCACGTACGGGACGAGACCGGCCAGCGCCCGCACATCTACTTCGAGTGGACCGAGGGCAACCCGATGGCCAACTTCTTCCGCTTCTTCCTCTTCGGACAGGGCGAGGTCGCCCCCGTCACCCGCGAGGTCATCCGGGAGGCCGAACCGGACCGCGCCCGCCGCCCCCACGTCCACGCCGGCTGA
- a CDS encoding MBL fold metallo-hydrolase, with translation MSQPAPSPATRPALLRFLGGVRTVTGSKFLVESDHARVLVDCGLFQGVADLRRRNWDKLACDASDIHAVVITHAHLDHCGYLPRLVRHGFRGPILTSAATARLAEIVLRDSARLQMEAAEHANQHGWSKHRPAKPLYDDDDVDRTVKFFDPVPMGSEIEIMGGTGLTLHHGGHILGSAWAHLTLEDGHTLAVSGDLGRPGHPLLLPPEPFSGADVLLMESTYGNRHHDHASARREFTSVITRALSRGGTVVIPAFAIDRTEVVLHELAALRSAGTLPRHVPVYVDSPMALAALDVYRDALRARAPEMRPEVLARGEDAISPEPFLAARTVQESIDINNAGGPAVIISSAGMATGGRVLHHLHRILPDPRNAVVIVGFAAEGTRARDLVDGARTLKMFGEYVPVRAEVADVPHFSAHADAGQIIDWLRGAPAPHTTYLVHGEETAAETLRDRIDHELGWTAVVPKSGEAVLVR, from the coding sequence ATGTCCCAGCCGGCTCCGTCACCCGCCACCCGTCCGGCCCTGCTGAGGTTCCTCGGCGGTGTCAGGACGGTCACCGGCAGCAAATTCCTGGTCGAAAGCGACCACGCCCGGGTCCTCGTCGACTGCGGACTCTTCCAGGGTGTCGCGGACCTACGCCGTCGCAACTGGGACAAGCTGGCGTGCGACGCCTCCGACATCCACGCCGTGGTCATCACCCACGCCCACCTGGACCACTGCGGCTACCTGCCCCGCCTGGTCCGGCACGGCTTCCGCGGCCCCATCCTCACCAGTGCCGCGACCGCCCGCCTCGCCGAGATCGTCCTTCGTGACAGCGCCCGCTTGCAGATGGAGGCCGCCGAACACGCCAACCAGCACGGCTGGTCCAAGCACCGGCCCGCCAAGCCGCTCTACGACGATGACGACGTCGACCGCACCGTGAAGTTCTTCGACCCCGTACCCATGGGCAGCGAGATCGAGATCATGGGCGGCACCGGGCTCACGCTCCACCACGGCGGCCACATCCTCGGCTCCGCCTGGGCCCATCTGACCCTGGAGGACGGCCACACGCTCGCCGTCAGCGGCGACCTCGGCCGCCCGGGGCACCCGCTCCTGCTGCCGCCCGAGCCGTTCTCCGGCGCGGACGTCCTGTTGATGGAATCGACGTACGGAAACCGTCACCACGATCACGCGAGCGCCCGCCGCGAGTTCACCTCCGTGATCACCCGCGCCCTCTCCCGGGGCGGAACGGTGGTCATCCCCGCCTTCGCGATCGACCGGACCGAGGTCGTCCTGCACGAACTCGCCGCACTGCGCAGCGCCGGCACACTGCCCCGCCACGTCCCCGTATACGTCGACAGCCCCATGGCCCTGGCCGCCCTGGACGTCTACCGCGACGCCCTGCGCGCCCGTGCCCCCGAGATGCGGCCGGAGGTCCTCGCCCGGGGAGAGGACGCCATCAGCCCCGAGCCCTTCCTGGCCGCCCGCACCGTGCAGGAATCCATCGACATCAACAACGCCGGCGGGCCGGCGGTCATCATCTCCTCCGCCGGCATGGCCACCGGCGGCCGCGTCCTGCACCACCTCCACCGGATCCTGCCCGACCCCCGCAACGCCGTGGTCATCGTCGGCTTCGCCGCCGAGGGCACCCGCGCCCGCGACCTCGTCGACGGCGCCCGCACCTTGAAGATGTTCGGCGAGTACGTCCCCGTACGCGCCGAGGTCGCCGACGTACCGCACTTCTCGGCGCACGCGGACGCCGGCCAGATCATCGACTGGCTGCGCGGCGCCCCTGCCCCGCACACCACCTATCTCGTCCACGGCGAGGAGACCGCGGCCGAGACCCTCCGGGACCGCATCGACCACGAGTTGGGGTGGACGGCCGTCGTACCCAAGTCCGGCGAGGCCGTCCTGGTCCGCTGA